CGCAAAAGACTGACAGCCCTTATAGCCTGCCTGAACACGATCTTCATTGGACTCATAGCTGGCATCTACGCGGGCGAAGTCCCTCGCATACAGTATCAACTGGCAGACCAGTCGCACTGGGTCAACTTTGGCAACATGCTCCTCTTCTTCAGCCTAGGCCTTGCGACGCTCATATTCTGGCCACTCCCACTCCTCCACGGCAGAAGACCATACACACTCCTGGCCTTGGGCTTGATGCTGCCATTGCACTTGCCTCAAGCTCTGACTGTCGCGAGCTAGCATGCTCCGGCCGCAGTATACAGAGTAGGCATGCTGCTACCTCGCGCATTGACCGGTCTCGCCCTTGGCTTCGTCAACATCAACGTCTTGCCGACTCTGATGGATCTTTATGGCGCTTCTCTAATGTCCGAGGCACCGCACCAAGAAATTGTCCTATATGACGATATCCGCCGCCAGGGAGGTGGAGTCGGCATCTGGCTGGGAGTCTGGACATTCTGTTACAGCTCCTCCCTCTCCGTTGGTTTCTGCGTTGGTGCCTGCGTCATCTCGAAGCTGAACCCGAGCTGGGGTTTCTGGATCGTAATCTGTTTGCTGGCGCTGTTTTTGTTGCTCAACGTGATTGCGCCGGAGACGAGGAAGGCGCCGTATAGACGATCTATACATCACTTCTTCGACGAAACGGACTCGATGAAGGTCAGGAGAAGAGTTGCGAGAGGCGAGGTGAAGTTGCATATCGAGAATGAGGGACCAAAGCATTGGTATCACGAGATGGTTGCTGGCATGAAGTTGACCAAGAGGATGGTGTTTCAACCAGGGTTTTTCGTGCTGATGATGTATTTGGGGTGGATTCAGGCACAGTTGGTGTTGGTTATCTTGGTATCGTACTACTCAAGACAACTGAGGACTGTTTTTGCTAACATTATCGCAGCTCCTCGGTGCCCTCCTATCCCGCGACTATAGCTGGCCATCGCAATATGTCGGACTAGCCGCCCTTGCAGTTCCAGCCGGCGCCGCTCTCGCCATGCCCCTGACCAAAGCGTCCTGGTTCAGCCGCGAGCGCAGGCAAGGGCCACGTACCGACTCCATGACCTTCGAAAAGCAGGTGACCTGGTCTTCGCATCTCCTCCGCCGCACGGTCTTCTCGCTCCTCTTGCCTTTCGCCGGCCTGGGATACTGCCTTTCAGCTCCTGGCCCACCGTTACATTGGAGCGCCTGCGTCATCTTTGCCGGTATGGTTGGGTTCCTCACAGATCTAGGCACTGCAGAGTGTGTTGGCATGATCATGGAGACATTTGATACGAGCGATCTTCAACCCGGAATCAATACGAGGCATCGCGTGCAGAGCATGTCAACGATCACGCAGAGGCGCAGGACAAATTACTCTTCCTTTCCGCGGGTGTGCGCTGGTTTCTTCGCAGCGCAGTCGTTTGGCTTCTTCCTCGCCGCTGCCGCGACTGTCGTGTCTGGCAGGGTCACGAACTCATACGGAGCACAGACGGCGATGTCGATTACTGCGGCCATCTTGCTGGCTGTGACGTTGTTGTTCTTTGTGGTCATGTGGAGATGGAAGAATGTGCAGGTGATCCCAACGTATACCAGGGATGGGAAGATGGTGGGAAGTACTGGAGAGATGGAGGATCCGTTGTGGAAGCCTGTTGTCATTGGACATCCCAGCGGCAAGACAAGGAGGATGAATCTGCTTGAGACTGGAAAGTGGACGAGGTGGAGTGAGATTCGGAGGTTGAATCATTTGATGAGACATTGAACAAGGAGACGATCATCGTCCTGGGACTACAGCTGAAGCACGAGATGGCCTTTGAAGCGACATCTCATGTTCATGTCCTCTGGGTCTTGGCAGATGATTCATGGACGTGCGCTTGCTCGACAACCAACAACGACATCGCATCACGATGAACGATGCGTAAATTATCAAGACATAAACACGGCCAAACTTGCAAAGTATTACCGCATTTGCCATGAACGTCGTGCTTGTAGCTGCTCCGAATGCACGTCATGGTCTACATGCTAACAACACAGATCCGAGAGCTGGATTAGTAAACAGGCCCAATCAGGCAATTCTCGTTTTACGGCCGCCACATGATCGGCGGTGGAAAGTGTGATTCTGCACCACACCAAGCATTGGCTCGATTCGATCGTCTTGCAAGACCTCAGGTGCCGGCATGTAGTTGACGCGTATGTCTACTTGCAACGATTCCTTGTCTCAACTACCCTTCGACGAAGTATGAATCAACCACGATCCCTGGGGATGTCTTTCTTGCATACGCTCATCGTGCTACTATTTGTGCCTCTCATCATGGGTCAAGGGCAGCATTCCTGGGAAGGCTTCGTGGAGAACGAGGGTGTTTGTACCCATTACCGTGCGACTGGTTCAGGTCCACTGCTATTCCTACTGCACGGCTTTCCCGACAATTCGGATACGTTCTACAACCATGTCCCAGAACTGGCCAAGCAGTACACCGTTGTCACGCCGTCTCGACGCGGCTTTCCACCCAGCGGTGTTCCAGACAAGGATGAAGACTATCAGCTAGCAAAAGTCGTGTCAGACATTGTGACGCTCATCAAGACCCCCGGAGGCCGCAAAGTGCTCCTCGGCGGTCATGACTTTGGCGGAGCGATGGCACAGTTGTTGGCATACTCCATGCCGCACATGGTCAAGGGCCTGATTCTGATGAACCCACCCGTCATCCCAAGACTCCAATATTTGGTGAGCTTCGACCCCGAGCAGCAAAAGGCATCCAAGTACACCATCCACTTGATGCAGTACAAGATCGGTGACGACAAGGAAGTGGCAGAAAAGGCTGCGCCCATCAGGGATCCTGCTCGTCGCAAGGAGATTGAAGACTATCTTACGGCATCTCCTATCAACGGCATGATGGCCTACTACAAGGAGAATTACCCAGCGCCACCATACGGGCAAACTTCTCCTTTGCAGAACCTAACCATTCCGGTCCCCACGCTGCTGATCTGGGGTGTTGAAGATACATACTTCATTCCAAAGTTCGTCGATGGTATTCCGGGAATCTTTCCAAATTCGACGAGATTGGTCACGCTGCCACATGCTGGACATTGGGCTTTCCAGGATGAGCCTAAGAAAGTGAATCGCGAGATCATGTCGTGGCTGGAGGAGCAGAAGTATGAGGGAAATTACGGAGTAGGTGTTGTCTTGTGTTGAATATGTGAGACTTATGGATCGTAAATGTTATACAGTACGTAGCGATGGTCTACGCCTAGTCTTTATTGTCTCGAACCTGTATTCGCCAAGCATGAAGACGCAACAATGCTCTTGATGACCCGCTCCCGATTCCATGATCCAGTCTCCGCGTGCTCACCTTGTGCCATGCACTCGCAGGAAGTACCAATCTGCAGTCTCCAGGCATGGAAATGGAGCATGCCTGCACTGATCTCGATCACCGTGCATGGTACCAGCGTCGCAATCAATTGCAGCAACCCATCGCATCGTGGAATGAGATACGACGTGAAAGCTCAAAAACAAACATCGATGTCAGAGCCATGCGAGTATACGTCACGGTAAACCTCAGACTCCTTGGGCAACTACGTAAATCAACCCACTCACTTCCCATTCTGCTGCGCCTGCATCTTCGCCGCCATCGCCTTAAGATCTGCCGGCCCCTTCAAAACACTCTTGCCCTGACCATCATACTTGTTCTTCTCCATCCACGCCTTCAACGACTTAATCCTATTCGGATGAATCTTATCCAGAAACGCAAAATCTCTCTTCTCCGCATGGCCCTCTCCCCAATACCGCCACCAAGGCGTGAAATTCTCAATGAAAGTCTGGGCCGACTCATTTTAAGGACCCTCCTGTGGACCTGCTGCAAAATTGGCCATGGCGCCCGGGAATGGCTCGCGTGCCTTGACGAATTTGGAGATCTCCACGAACTGGTGGACACCCTTCTTTCCGCTCACTTCGGTGAAGGTACGTGCGATGTCTGCGAAGCTGACTTCGTCTGTTGCGACTTTCAATAACAGGCCGGCTGATTCGGCGGGGTTGTTGAACATCCACATCGAAAAGGGACCCACGTCTTCGAGTGCGATCAGAGGAATTTCGCCCTCTTCTGCGTAGCGCGGATGTTGTCAGCAGGCATCGTGGATGAGAGGGCGTCAGGAACAGCGGAAGAATACTTACTTCCTGAATTTGCCCATAGAAATGATCCATCTTCCTGCTCTGCAGGTGTGAACATGCCATCAAACAACATATCCATAGACGGACCGGTAACAATGGAGGATGCCTTCATTCCCTTTTGATCCTGGGCGAGGATGAAATCAGCGACTCTGCCTTTGGCATCGTTGTGACCCCAGTGGTAATTCTCGTTCCAGTCACAGTCTTTGACTGCATAATCTGTGGAGGCATAGACGTAGTGCTTGACGCCCTCGTGTCTTGCAATCTCATATGCTCTGATACCATAGAAGAGCTCGTTCTTCTCGCCATTGGTGAATCCATTCGTGTTGACCCATGCTCCATAGACCCCTTTGAAGGCGCGGTGAAGATCCTTCTGGTTGTCTTGTTGGCCTTGAATCAGGGTGACGTTGGGCAATTTGGCCAATTGCTGAGCGCGCTCCGAATTCTCATTGCGAGTGAGTACTCGAACGGACCAACGTCCACTACCGGACAGAGCTGTGGTCCGAAGCTGTCAGCGCTCTGCACATCATAATGGACAAGGCAGTACGTACAGTGAACCACGGGTAGGCCCTGAGCACCAGTGCCGCCGATAACAAGGATTTCCTGCATGCTGACTGGTATATAGTGTTGACTGAGCTGGGATATGTGTCTCAGACTCTCAGACTTGTCAAGGGAAGCCTGTCATCTCATATAGTTCCTGGCTTGAATCCGTGTACACTGCTATAGAGCAGCCTTACGGCCATACGCGCCATGCTTTGCAACTTTGCCACATGAGCCATAGTAGAGCTGCAGTGTCGGAGGAACTTCATGGCTCAGTGCTGAGTCCTTCAGCGGCTCTTGCTGTACTACTCCACCTGGTCTGGCTGTTCACTAaaaatgtgctgttggcggttgtgaacctccagaggtaagcgtagcggagtggagctctctaccaacccttctagactgcaaagtagcgtgcgatccacgctaccgctacccgacgtacagtgcttattatacgacgacataggcgttagcgacgagtatatgtttgcgagttcgccaacaggcacagtgcggtaggtcacgtgaccctaaAACTTGAAAGTTGACCAATTAGAGCGGGCGCCAAGTCTAGTTGAGGGCTGGTATACAGTAGAGCTTCACTCCCTCGCTGACgcctcacctacgtactcgcaagctcgtactccggtgtggctagcgctcggtcgctacgcttaatCAAGTCTTGGCGGATGTCCCTCTCAGCCGTCCAGATTCGGGTGATCGCTTCCTAATCCGGAATCACATAGACGTGTACAGTAAGTGGAGCAATAGGTGCAAGTGACCTCGGTAAAGTGTGACCATGATATTCAATTAAGCATCAAGGTGCAGTGATGCGGTTAAGCTGGAGACAGATGGCGGATTCGGATAAACAATGTGCCTGCCTCTATCAAAAATGTTGTACGTGTGGAACCGGTACATTTCTCTCTGTAGGACCTTGCCTGACGGTATGCCTTGCTGAAGAAGGGTGTACATCTGCCGCTCGGTGATCATATTCAAGCCTCTAGAGATGTGCGTAGTATCTTTGCATTCATCAGCATGGCACACGACCTCAAGCTTCACAGGACATACCTTCTGATCAGGCATGTTGCCAACCACGACGTAGTCAACATCGTACGACTTCTCGACGATGCCGCCGTAGGTCTCAATGGCGTGCGTGGCTGCTGTACGACATGTTGTGTCAAAGGTGCCGGTGAACATGACTACTGGTAAGTTAATAAGCGTTCGAAGACGTGATAGGAATGACTGACACTTTGCTCCTGCCGGCAGTGGACGACCCATGGGAATAGTGACCATTGGTTCATACTTCGGCCTCGGCGTGGTGGCTTGAGCGGCGACTTTCAATGGCTGTAGTGGTTGCTGAGTGACCCTAAGCTCGAAGGACTCGGGGCCGTCGTTGAACGGTGTCTCGCAAGTGATGGTCACGCATGCACGGGCATCGTAGCGTGGGGTTATGAGGTCTTCATCATCAGGATCTTCGCCGTGATCCTCGAGCTCGTTCTGGAGGCGGCGACTTGCAGCCTGATACTCCAGATGTGACATATGCCATCATTTGCTCGGTCTTGACAACTTCGCGGCGTACGGGGTTGGCCTTGGTATCGTTGTCATGGTACAAAGCAGCGTGCTTCAACGAGTGGAAGTCGGAGAAAGCATCCGTCCTTGATCGCGAAGAAGCACGTCCATGTCGACAGCAGCGCATTGATCGGTGAGAGTGTTTCGAGGTTGAACCGTTGAGGATGCTTTATTAGCGAGCTCTTGGCGCGGATCATAAGCCACAGCAGGAGCAGATCCACAAGTGGAAGCCATGATGGTGAACAAGACATCTGCCTCCGACTCTTTCATTCACCGACGCGTCTTCTTACACCAAAACACACCTTTGCTCCTACATCAACGCGCAATGTCGCAGTCCTACGGTGCTCAGGCGTGCGACTGGGATCCTATATCAGCGCGTCCGCAGGCGTCCACTCCGCGGTGCTCTAAGCTCCTGGCTGAGCTCgaggtatatatctaagcTGCGACATCACCTCAAGCCATTCCCAACACTTATAACAACATGATGGGCACATGACAGCTGTCTAGCTCATACAGCCGTGTCAGGGCAGGAGAACTTGGTGTGTGAGAGCGTACATTGTGAAGGAAACGACTGTCGTCATCATCGTCATGTCGAACTACGACTGGCAAGCTCGCGCCGGAGCTTGTCCTCTATCATTCATGCCCCCGAATCCATCCTCCGATGTTTGTCCCAACAGCATGATCAAGTCTATCCTGGAGGCGCATTCATGCTCCAGCATGCAATACCGGACTGTCCTCGATCGTGTTCAAAAGCATGAGTAAAGAGAAGGTGCTGTCCATCAAGGACTGTTGCTTGGCTTGGGCGAGCCATACTGGTATACACAATCCGGGCGTCCATGCGCCGTTCTGCTGTGCTACCACTTCGGGGCGGTACCCAGGAGTACGACGGGCTCATGCCTTGAAGGCACGCTTGGCGTAGCCGCTGAGCTCTGCTGGTTGGCTTGGGGCTGCTGAGGGTGCTGGTTTGTAGCTTGGGGCTGCTGAAGGAGCGGGCTTGTAGCTTGGGGCTGCTGATGGCGCGGGCTTATAGCTTGGGGCTGCTGAAGGAGCTGGCTTGTAGCTTGGTGCAGCAGACGGCGTGGCCTTGTAGCTCGGTGCAGCAGACGGTGTGGCCGAACCGTAGGGGTGGGTTTTCGTCTTGTGATGCTTACCCTTGCCCTTCTGACCGTGCCACTTCCAGTGGTGGCCCCCTTCCGACCACTTCCACCCGTCACACTCCTCGCCGTCGTAGCCTCCGTCAGTTGTGGGCTTTGGTGCGATCACAGGGTAGCTCGTTGGCTTAGATGGTGTGGGATAGCTGGCTGGGTGCGATGGTACTGGATAGCTGGCAGGCTGCGAAGGCATGACTGATGGAGCCGCAGACCCATGCTGTTTGTTGGCAACAGCCTGGGTCCCGAGCAGCAGGAAAGTGAGTGCAACACCCTTGGCATACATCTTGCTGATATTCGTCTTTCAAGATGATGGCTTCAGAAAAACCTCACGACTGACCAGATGACAAGTACTTAACCGCAGCTGCACTGCACGGCCTCTCAACGAACGACCTCGCTTACATCATTATACAACAGTACCGACAAATGCTTCAAGATGCCCACCAGCCATGCCGCCATGAGCGGAGACGATTCGATAGTCGACCAACGGCCCTGACTTCCGAACAGAACGAAGCAGCAACACTACCACGCACGCTTGCAGAGCCACGGTAGCCGAGCAGCAAGACTCCGTTGGTAATGTCTCGCTCCGCGAACCCACGAGCACGCCATGAAGGAGCAGCAGCAGTTCTCCGCATAGGTGGACGAATACAACGCAGTCCCTTGTCTAGCTGGAAGCCATTCCATCCAGTAAGCTGTGCTATCAGCGTGTCCTTGCTACATACTGTGGTCGTAAGGCAAGGCGGCGTCCAAGCTGATTGGTGCAAGTCCAACCGATGCAGCAGCGACTCCCAAGAGGAACAAGACGATCGCCGTTCATGGCGCCGGCAAAGGTCCATAGCGCAGCCCTGTGTACGCCATTGCTATCTGGTCCCTGACATGAGTCCCTGGCAAGGTCTTTGCGCAGCGCAAGGCATTGGGCTATACAATGGGCACCTTTCGATGTTTCGGCATTGCGAAGCGGGGAACAGACCGATGCTTGCGCTACACGACTACCCTATCACGAAGCTAGATCGATGGCTTCCAACGCGTATTGCTCACTATTCGATGGGCTCAATACAAACACCTCGGACGTGAGTCGCCAACTGCACTAACGCACGACTCAAACCACAAACTCTATTTCATCTTCCACCTGCGGGGCAGCAACCCTAGCCGTGGATCGTCCCTTGGCGAGCACGACCCTGCGAGATCTTCGAGATATTCATACGCCACCGAGGTTAGCACTCCAGTCACATGTTGGCAGTCACTGTCATGCCTGGGAACTGATCTCGATGACGAAGCTCAACAAGTACGGCGGTCAGTCCGCACCCATGCCACATCACCGCTCCACGTACACGCTAGGAACTCCGTTTCTGTCAAGGACCTGCACCATCACTTTGCGCAAGCGAGTTGTGCTCTACAGAGGCAATCATAGACGCATCTCGTTGAGAAGGCATAATCCATGGAGCTGCATCACGTTGTTGATCTGCCTCTGCAAGCATCACTACGCGAACGATTGCAGCGCTCCATGCTCTTTAATCATGCCGACAGTGTACGTGCTGCCGACTTTCCTGGTCGCGGACACCTCCACATCTTCACAATGCCTGAATCACCTCCGCACGCTGGCAACACT
This genomic window from Fulvia fulva chromosome 4, complete sequence contains:
- a CDS encoding Epoxide hydrolase 3 — translated: MSFLHTLIVLLFVPLIMGQGQHSWEGFVENEGVCTHYRATGSGPLLFLLHGFPDNSDTFYNHVPELAKQYTVVTPSRRGFPPSGVPDKDEDYQLAKVVSDIVTLIKTPGGRKVLLGGHDFGGAMAQLLAYSMPHMVKGLILMNPPVIPRLQYLVSFDPEQQKASKYTIHLMQYKIGDDKEVAEKAAPIRDPARRKEIEDYLTASPINGMMAYYKENYPAPPYGQTSPLQNLTIPVPTLLIWGVEDTYFIPKFVDGIPGIFPNSTRLVTLPHAGHWAFQDEPKKVNREIMSWLEEQKYEGNYGVGVVLC
- a CDS encoding NmrA-like family domain-containing oxidoreductase himF; protein product: MQEILVIGGTGAQGLPVVHSLSGSGRWSVRVLTRNENSERAQQLAKLPNVTLIQGQQDNQKDLHRAFKGVYGAWVNTNGFTNGEKNELFYGIRAYEIARHEGVKHYVYASTDYAVKDCDWNENYHWGHNDAKGRVADFILAQDQKGMKASSIVTGPSMDMLFDGMFTPAEQEDGSFLWANSGKEGEIPLIALEDVGPFSMWMFNNPAESAGLLLKVATDEVSFADIARTFTEVSGKKGVHQFVEISKFVKAREPFPGAMANFAAGPQEGP